One genomic window of Paramormyrops kingsleyae isolate MSU_618 chromosome 22, PKINGS_0.4, whole genome shotgun sequence includes the following:
- the tedc2 gene encoding uncharacterized protein tedc2 has translation MSALQSSMLRSQRAVDLATEYCKEEEAKINASIRRCQEILRCLRSPQKISAEEDALAAGVKEDPAVPPEDLEEVRLLEGALARALRIRGALGGSKCTATADPEGRDGDQTTSTNHMIGSLAPKSTSKPLANYREAQKAPVSRLRGGHTGGCAAAGGRPPARPGPAAQTRVRTAHSLRKVKHPPTASGLGCQRRAEPVSRPPEEKGTAVTSGQRRGGGCVPEREQTGAGGVAAGDADSRAADDGAPSEFLSAWRTQSAKQDRLWDKILTKVSHPLTERTEFIERLRGTFPACWPRGGPTDSQAEVGQLILQCRALTHCYKTELQTARPGGPPDGGGETSYESQLMLQGLGKMAGDLLLRAEQLKSDTDIWEHLWSRDPAGRPLKSRWPWEAPPTPLSYSSQAELGTLEGLRLRVALLQQDVHLQLVLSDALGSRLSPPLSREGRPTPSVLRGLYSLLAEGGLRFPALVLDTEPD, from the exons ATGTCAGCCCTTCAGTCGAGCATGTTACGCTCACAGCG TGCAGTGGACCTTGCTACCGAGTATTGCAAGGAGGAGGAAGCCAAGATTAACGCGAGCATCCGGCGCTGTCAGGAGATACTGCGCTGTCT GAGAAGCCCGCAGAAGATTTCTGCCGAAGAAGACGCGCTGGCCGCTGGAGTAAAGGAAG ACCCCGCCGTACCCCCGGAGGACCTGGAGGAGGTTCGGCTGCTGGAGGGGGCGCTGGCCAGAGCACTGCGCATCCGTGGTGCTTTGGGGGGCTCTAAGTGCACAGCAACTGCCGATCCAGAGGGCAGAGACGGGGATCAAACAACTAGCACTAACCACATGATCGGCTCACTGGCCCCTAAATCCACCTCCAAGCCCTTAGCCAATTACAGGGAAGCACAGAAGGCTCCAGTTTCTCGGCTCAGAGGGGGGCACACGGGCGGCTGTGCCGCAGCAGGGGGGAGGCCTCCAGCCAGGCCTGGTCCCGCCGCCCAGACCCGAGTGAGAACGGCGCACAGCTTGAGAAAAGTCAAGCACCCCCCCACAGCGTCCGGCTTGGGATGTCAGCGCCGTGCGGAGCCGGTCTCCCGGCCACCGGAAGAGAAGGGCACAGCCGTGACCTCCGGACAGCGCCGTGGCGGGGGCTGTGTGCCTGAGAGAGAGCAGACGGGAGCGGGAGGCGTGGCTGCAGGAGATGCTGACTCTCGGGCTGCTGACGATGG GGCGCCGTCCGAGTTCCTCTCTGCCTGGAGAACGCAGAGCGCCAAACAGGACAG GTTGTGGGACAAGATTTTGACCAAAGTATCTCACCCTTTGACTGAGAGAACCGAATTTATAGAAAGACTGCGGGGGACG TTCCCCGCTTGCTGGCCCCGCGGCGGCCCCACGGACTCCCAGGCGGAGGTGGGCCAGCTCATTCTGCAGTGCAGGGCTCTgactcactgctacaagaccgAACTGCAGACTGCCAGGCCGGGCGGTCCGCCAG ATGGCGGCGGTGAGACGAGCTATGAGTCCCAGCTGATGCTGCAAGGCCTTGGGAAAATGGCGGGCGACCTTCTGCTCAGAGCGGAGCAGCTGAAGAGTG ACACTGACATTTGGGAGCACCTGTGGAGCCGGGACCCAGCTGGACGTCCCCTCAAGTCACGCTGGCCCTGggaggccccgcccacccccctcTCCTACAGCAGCCAGGCGGAGCTGGGGACCCTGGAAGGCCTGAGGCTGAGAGTGGCACTGCTGCAGCAGGACGTTCATCTGCAGCTG GTCCTGAGCGACGCCCTGGGCTCCCGCTTGTCTCCCCCGCTGTCCCGTGAGGGACGCCCTACCCCCAGCGTGCTGCGGGGCCTCTACTCCCTGCTGGCTGAGGGGGGCCTCCGCTTCCCCGCCCTAGTCCTGGACACGGAGCCGGATTAG
- the LOC111843270 gene encoding transmembrane protein 100 has translation MGCTTSPVSCQPPPAPAPAGQDGTPQDGALKVPVIPSSLERLSQATGGMEKSWYRCIFPFGLISLVIGVATTAVTFTYDALPQVRVMSLVLLGVGFGLGLLATLCWVLHKKKRRRKKEGLPLDPEQSAL, from the coding sequence ATGGGCTGCACCACCAGCCCCGTGTCCTGCCAGCCTCCACCGGCACCTGCGCCCGCCGGCCAAGATGGCACGCCGCAAGATGGCGCGCTCAAGGTACCGGTCATCCCGTCCTCTCTGGAGAGACTGTCCCAGGCCACGGGCGGCATGGAGAAGTCCTGGTATCGCTGCATCTTCCCCTTCGGCCTGATCTCGCTGGTCATCGGCGTGGCCACCACCGCCGTCACCTTCACGTACGACGCCCTGCCGCAGGTGCGTGTGATGTCACTGGTGCTGCTGGGCGTAGGGTTCGGCCTTGGGCTGCTGGCCACCCTCTGCTGGGTGCTCCACAAGAAGAAACGCCGAAGAAAAAAAGAGGGACTCCCTCTGGACCCCGAGCAGAGCGCTCTGTGA